From Paenibacillus polymyxa, the proteins below share one genomic window:
- the dtd gene encoding D-aminoacyl-tRNA deacylase: MKIIIQRCKDAQVTVNQKVVGKIGTGLMLLVGIGQGDTAADAVYLADKTAGLRIFEDAEGKMNDSVLDVGGAILSVSQFTLYGDCRKGRRPNFMGAAKPEEAEKLYDFFNSQLRAKGLEVETGIFGAMMDVSLTNWGPVTLILDSERS, translated from the coding sequence ATGAAGATCATTATTCAGCGCTGTAAAGACGCTCAGGTAACAGTGAATCAAAAGGTGGTCGGCAAAATCGGAACTGGATTAATGCTGCTGGTTGGTATTGGTCAGGGAGATACGGCAGCCGATGCCGTTTATTTGGCGGATAAAACAGCGGGATTGCGTATATTTGAAGATGCTGAAGGAAAAATGAACGATAGTGTTCTGGATGTCGGTGGGGCCATTTTGTCTGTCTCCCAATTTACGTTGTATGGTGACTGCCGTAAAGGGAGAAGGCCCAACTTTATGGGAGCGGCCAAACCTGAGGAAGCGGAGAAGCTGTATGATTTCTTTAACAGCCAGCTTCGAGCCAAGGGCCTGGAGGTCGAGACGGGGATTTTTGGAGCTATGATGGATGTTTCCTTGACCAACTGGGGTCCAGTGACGTTGATTTTGGACAGCGAACGTTCGTAG
- a CDS encoding type 1 glutamine amidotransferase domain-containing protein: MSKIAFLLADQFEDSEMKVPYDELKKAGHEADIIGLKQGEKVNGKQGKASYTIEKAIADVKSSDYDAVVIPGGSSPENLRLDANVLKFVTEINESKKTIGAICHGPQILASADLLQGRTITAYPPLKDDLINAGAHFEDQEVVVDGNFITSRTPKDEPAFVRELLKAL, from the coding sequence ATGAGTAAAATTGCATTTTTGTTGGCTGACCAATTTGAGGATTCCGAAATGAAGGTCCCTTATGATGAACTGAAAAAGGCTGGACATGAGGCAGATATTATTGGATTAAAACAAGGTGAAAAAGTGAACGGTAAGCAAGGCAAAGCAAGCTACACTATTGAAAAAGCCATTGCAGATGTGAAATCAAGTGACTATGATGCAGTTGTTATTCCTGGTGGATCATCACCGGAAAATCTGCGTTTGGATGCAAATGTTCTGAAGTTTGTAACTGAAATAAATGAGTCCAAAAAAACGATCGGAGCTATCTGTCACGGGCCGCAAATTTTGGCGAGTGCCGATTTGTTACAAGGCCGGACGATTACAGCTTACCCTCCATTGAAAGATGACTTGATTAATGCGGGTGCTCATTTTGAGGATCAAGAGGTGGTGGTGGACGGTAACTTTATTACGTCTCGGACTCCTAAGGATGAGCCCGCTTTTGTGCGTGAGTTGTTAAAGGCATTGTAA